The following coding sequences lie in one Nycticebus coucang isolate mNycCou1 chromosome 18, mNycCou1.pri, whole genome shotgun sequence genomic window:
- the TCAP gene encoding telethonin, whose product MATSELSCQVSEENSERREAFWAEWKDLTLSTRPEEGCSLHEEDALRRETYHRQGQCQALVQCSPWLVMRMGILGRGLQEYQLPYQRVLPLPIFMPAKVGATKEEREDTPIPLQELLALETALGGQCADRQEVAEITKQLPPVMPVSKPGALRRSLSRSMSQEAQRG is encoded by the exons ATGGCCACTTCGGAGCTGAGCTGCCAGGTGTCCGAGGAGAACTCTGAGCGCCGAGAGGCCTTCTGGGCTGAGTGGAAGGATCTGACACTATCTACACGGCCTGAGGAGGG TTGCTCCCTGCATGAAGAGGATGCCCTGCGGCGGGAGACCTACCACCGACAGGGGCAGTGCCAGGCACTGGTGCAGTGCTCCCCCTGGCTGGTGATGCGGATGGGCATCCTTGGCCGTGGGCTGCAGGAGTACCAGCTTCCCTACCAGCGGGTGCTGCCACTACCTATCTTCATGCCCGCCAAGGTGGGTGCCACCAAAGAGGAGCGCGAGGACACCCCCATCCCACTACAGGAGCTGCTGGCGCTGGAGACAGCCCTGGGTGGCCAGTGTGCGGATCGCCAGGAGGTGGCTGAGATCACCAAGCAGCTGCCCCCTGTGATGCCCGTCAGCAAACCTGGTGCCCTTCGTCGCTCCCTGTCCCGCTCCATGTCCCAGGAAGCCCAGAGAGGCTGA
- the PNMT gene encoding phenylethanolamine N-methyltransferase, which yields MSREDASPAAGAAPASDPGRAAVASAYQRFEPRAYLRNNYAPPRGDLSSPDGVGPWKLRCLAQTFATGEVSGRTLIDIGSGPTIYQLLSACAHFEDITMTDFLEVNRQELGLWLREEPGSFNWSAYSQHVCLIEGKGESWQEKESQLRARVKRVLPVDVHQPWPLGTESPAPLPADALVSTFCLEAVSPDLASFQRALDNITTLLRPGGHLLLIGAVEESWYLAGEARLAVVPVCEEEVREALVHSGYEVRDLRTYTMPAHLQTGVDDVKGIFFAWAQKKLGVGV from the exons ATGAGCCGGGAAGACGCGAGCCCCGCGGCGGGCGCAGCCCCTGCCTCGGACCCGGGCCGGGCGGCGGTGGCCTCGGCCTATCAGCGCTTCGAGCCGCGTGCCTACCTCCGCAACAACTACGCGCCCCCGCGTGGGGACCTGAGCAGCCCGGACGGCGTCGGGCCTTGGAAGCTGCGCTGTTTGGCACAGACCTTCGCTACTG GTGAGGTGTCTGGACGCACACTCATTGACATTGGTTCTGGCCCCACCATATACCAGCTGCTCAGTGCCTGTGCCCACTTCGAGGACATCACCATGACAGATTTCTTAGAGGTTAACCGCCAGGAGCTGGGGCTCTGGCTGCGTGAGGAGCCCGGGTCCTTCAACTGGAGCGCGTACAGCCAGCACGTCTGCCTCATTGAGGGCAAGGG TGAGTCCTGGCAGGAGAAGGAGAGCCAGCTTCGAGCCCGGGTGAAGCGGGTCCTGCCTGTTGATGTGCACCAACCCTGGCCCCTGGGCACCGAGAGCCCGGCACCCCTGCCTGCTGATGCCCTGGTCTCCACTTTCTGCTTGGAGGCTGTGAGCCCAGATCTGGCCAGCTTCCAGCGTGCCCTGGACAACATCACCACACTGCTGAGGCCTGGGGGGCACCTCCTCCTCATTGGGGCTGTGGAGGAGTCCTGGTATCTGGCTGGAGAGGCCAGGCTGGCAGTGGTGCCGGTGTgtgaggaggaggtgagggaggcccTGGTGCATAGTGGCTATGAGGTCCGAGATCTTCGCACCTATACCATGCCTGCCCACCTTCAGACAGGTGTGGATGACGTCAAGGGCATCTTCTTTGCCTGGGCCCAGAAAAAGCTGGGGGTAGGGGTGTGA